From the genome of Pseudanabaena sp. BC1403, one region includes:
- a CDS encoding type II toxin-antitoxin system RelE/ParE family toxin: MWIVYYGNNCNQLLFLLVKLCNHWGLIGTSYSVDFTSDAIADLAKIDRTNQIRIARKIKWLGENFEQITPLSLTGNLSSFFKLRVGDYRVIYAIAQSQKSVTIHQIGHRREIYD; the protein is encoded by the coding sequence TTGTGGATCGTTTATTACGGCAACAACTGCAATCAACTGTTATTCCTGCTAGTCAAGCTATGCAATCATTGGGGCTTAATTGGGACGAGTTATAGTGTTGATTTTACATCTGATGCGATCGCCGATCTTGCAAAAATTGATCGCACTAATCAAATACGGATAGCTCGTAAAATCAAGTGGTTAGGCGAAAATTTTGAACAAATTACGCCTCTATCACTTACTGGTAATTTATCAAGCTTTTTTAAGCTTCGCGTTGGAGATTATCGAGTTATTTACGCGATCGCGCAATCACAAAAAAGTGTCACTATCCATCAGATTGGACATCGCCGAGAAATTTATGATTAG
- a CDS encoding type II toxin-antitoxin system PemK/MazF family toxin, whose amino-acid sequence MGVVAKRFDVFLVNLDPTIGSEIQKTRPCVIISPDEMNCNISTVIIAPMTTKGRIYPTRVICQFQGKDGQIVLDQIRTVDKSRLVKKIGSISQDEQREVLGILAEMFAE is encoded by the coding sequence ATGGGAGTGGTAGCTAAACGATTTGATGTTTTTCTGGTTAATCTCGATCCAACTATTGGGAGCGAAATTCAAAAGACTCGACCTTGCGTGATCATTTCACCAGATGAGATGAATTGCAATATCTCTACGGTGATTATTGCGCCAATGACCACAAAAGGTCGGATATATCCCACTCGTGTGATTTGCCAGTTTCAGGGTAAAGATGGTCAAATAGTTCTCGATCAAATCCGTACAGTAGATAAGTCTCGTTTGGTTAAGAAGATTGGTTCAATCAGTCAAGATGAACAAAGAGAAGTCCTTGGTATTTTGGCTGAGATGTTTGCTGAATAA
- a CDS encoding AbrB/MazE/SpoVT family DNA-binding domain-containing protein codes for MSTAIRTRIIKIGNSQGIRIPKTLLEQSGIQTEVEIGIDGDRLTIRPLPQLRVGWDEAFAAMVLQKDDVLLDDVNPTDWERVEWEW; via the coding sequence ATGAGTACAGCAATAAGAACTCGAATCATTAAAATTGGCAACTCTCAGGGCATCCGTATTCCTAAAACCTTATTAGAGCAAAGTGGAATTCAGACAGAAGTTGAAATTGGAATCGATGGCGATCGCCTTACTATTCGTCCTCTGCCACAATTAAGGGTCGGTTGGGATGAAGCTTTTGCAGCGATGGTATTACAAAAAGATGATGTTCTTTTAGATGATGTGAATCCAACAGATTGGGAACGGGTTGAATGGGAGTGGTAG